One region of Verrucomicrobiia bacterium genomic DNA includes:
- a CDS encoding sulfatase, protein MNPARVTCWLLLLVGGIGSNAVLPLQAAPERPNFIFILVDDLGWTDAGCYGSRFYQTPHLDRLAREGMRFTQAYAACTVCSPTRAAILTGKYPARLHLTDWIAGHARPYARLKPPAWTKYLPAEELTLAEALKPLGYATASIGKWHLGGTNSYPEKHGFDFNLGGTDRGQPPSYFAPYKIATLPDGPAGEYLTDREAAEACRFIEQNRARPFFLYLPHHAVHTPLQAKREVQEQYLARIQPGSRQTNAAYAAMVQSVDDSVGRILDKLAELKLAERTLIFLTSDNGGLVPVTDNSPLRAGKGSAYEGGVRVIAIVKWPGVTPPGSVNDTPIISMDFYPTLLEIAGVPLRPGQRMDGESLVPLLRGTGRLQRTALFWHYPHYHPGGATPYGAIREGDFRLVEFFEDHRLELYDLKNDIGETQNLAAARPELAARLRARLAAWRQEVGAQMPLPNPDYAPDKDRFGAAPPAERRGGG, encoded by the coding sequence CTGGACTGACGCCGGCTGCTACGGCAGCCGCTTTTATCAGACCCCCCACCTGGACCGGCTGGCGCGTGAGGGGATGCGCTTCACCCAAGCGTATGCCGCCTGCACCGTTTGCTCCCCCACCCGGGCCGCCATTCTCACCGGCAAATACCCCGCACGCCTGCACCTCACCGACTGGATTGCCGGCCATGCGCGGCCCTATGCCCGGCTCAAGCCTCCTGCATGGACAAAATATCTGCCGGCGGAGGAGCTCACCCTGGCCGAGGCCCTCAAACCCCTGGGCTACGCCACCGCCAGCATCGGCAAATGGCACCTGGGCGGCACCAACTCCTACCCGGAGAAACATGGTTTCGACTTCAACCTCGGCGGCACTGACCGCGGCCAGCCGCCCAGTTATTTTGCCCCCTACAAAATCGCCACCCTGCCGGACGGCCCGGCGGGCGAATATCTCACCGACCGGGAAGCTGCCGAGGCCTGCCGCTTCATTGAGCAAAACCGCGCGCGCCCCTTTTTTCTCTACCTGCCGCATCACGCGGTGCATACGCCCCTCCAGGCCAAAAGGGAAGTGCAGGAGCAATATCTGGCGCGAATCCAGCCCGGCTCCCGCCAGACCAACGCCGCCTATGCCGCCATGGTGCAAAGCGTGGATGACAGCGTGGGCCGGATTCTGGACAAACTGGCCGAATTGAAACTCGCAGAACGCACCCTTATCTTCCTGACCTCGGACAATGGCGGCCTGGTGCCCGTGACCGATAATTCACCGCTCCGCGCCGGCAAAGGCTCGGCCTACGAAGGCGGCGTGCGCGTCATCGCCATCGTCAAATGGCCCGGCGTGACGCCGCCCGGCAGCGTTAACGACACCCCCATCATCAGCATGGATTTTTATCCCACCCTCCTGGAAATCGCTGGCGTGCCGCTGCGTCCCGGCCAGCGGATGGATGGCGAAAGTCTCGTCCCCTTGTTGCGCGGCACCGGCAGGCTCCAGCGCACCGCCCTGTTCTGGCATTATCCTCATTATCATCCGGGCGGCGCCACCCCCTACGGCGCCATTCGCGAGGGCGATTTCCGGCTGGTGGAATTTTTCGAGGACCATCGCCTCGAGCTGTACGATTTGAAAAACGATATCGGCGAAACGCAGAATCTCGCCGCGGCCCGCCCGGAGCTGGCGGCGCGCCTGCGGGCCCGGCTTGCCGCCTGGCGCCAGGAAGTGGGCGCGCAAATGCCGCTCCCCAATCCCGATTACGCGCCGGACAAGGATCGTTTTGGGGCCGCCCCGCCCGCGGAGCGCCGCGGCGGCGGATAA
- a CDS encoding DNA-binding transcriptional regulator codes for MHRFYRVLLLIESSRAAGRSLLRGIASFARHHGRWLCHWETGGLEKAWPHLRTFQADGIIMRDVDRVEEALEYRVPLVVVGHSRQEVPGVVNVVSDTETIGRLGAEHLLNCGLKHLAYYGLAGVPWSQERAASFARRVAAAGLAPEIYQTPPDTSSEEERRGLAQWLVKLPHPVGVMACNDDHGQQVIEAAKLAGLRLPDEVAVVGVDNDELVCELSAPPMSSVAVNFERAGYESAQLLDRLMRGQRPPTLRIVAQAVGVITRQSTDILAVQDARLAAALRFIRTHAHVPLSVAEVARAAGMSRRALEKQFRALLDRSIRREIARVRVERICRMLEETNQPISHIAEAMGFQGQEHFARYFRAEKGMTPLAYRRKFTRW; via the coding sequence ATGCACCGTTTCTACCGGGTTTTGCTGCTGATTGAATCCTCCCGCGCCGCCGGCCGCAGCCTGTTGCGGGGGATTGCCAGCTTTGCGCGGCATCATGGGCGCTGGCTGTGTCACTGGGAAACGGGCGGGCTGGAGAAGGCCTGGCCGCATCTGCGCACGTTTCAGGCCGACGGCATCATCATGCGGGATGTGGACCGGGTGGAGGAGGCGCTGGAATACCGCGTGCCGCTGGTGGTGGTGGGCCACAGCCGCCAGGAAGTGCCCGGGGTGGTGAACGTGGTGTCCGACACCGAAACCATCGGGCGGCTGGGCGCTGAACACCTGTTGAATTGCGGCCTGAAACATCTGGCCTATTACGGGCTGGCGGGGGTGCCCTGGAGCCAGGAACGCGCCGCCAGTTTTGCCCGGCGCGTGGCGGCGGCGGGGTTGGCCCCGGAAATCTATCAGACGCCGCCGGATACTTCCAGCGAGGAGGAGCGGCGCGGGCTGGCCCAATGGCTGGTAAAACTGCCGCACCCGGTGGGGGTGATGGCCTGCAATGATGATCACGGCCAGCAGGTCATCGAAGCCGCCAAACTCGCCGGCCTGCGCCTGCCGGATGAGGTGGCGGTGGTGGGCGTGGACAACGATGAGCTGGTGTGCGAGCTCAGCGCGCCGCCCATGTCCTCGGTGGCAGTGAACTTTGAGCGTGCCGGGTACGAGAGCGCCCAGCTCCTGGACCGGCTTATGCGCGGCCAGCGGCCGCCCACCCTCCGCATTGTGGCGCAGGCGGTGGGGGTCATCACCCGCCAGTCCACCGACATTTTGGCGGTGCAGGATGCCCGGCTGGCGGCGGCGCTGCGGTTCATCCGCACCCATGCCCATGTGCCGTTGTCCGTGGCCGAGGTGGCCCGGGCTGCCGGCATGTCGCGGCGGGCGTTGGAGAAACAGTTTCGCGCCCTGCTGGATCGCTCGATCCGGCGGGAAATTGCCCGCGTGCGCGTGGAGCGGATTTGCCGGATGCTCGAGGAAACCAACCAGCCCATCAGCCACATTGCGGAGGCGATGGGGTTTCAGGGCCAGGAGCACTTTGCCCGCTATTTCCGGGCGGAAAAGGGGATGACGCCGCTGGCCTACCGGCGCAAGTTTACCCGCTGGTAG